One region of Corvus cornix cornix isolate S_Up_H32 chromosome 14, ASM73873v5, whole genome shotgun sequence genomic DNA includes:
- the BAIAP2L1 gene encoding brain-specific angiogenesis inhibitor 1-associated protein 2-like protein 1 isoform X1 yields the protein MEQFNPGLRNLINLGKNYEKAVNVMVVAGRAYYDSLAKIGDISADSPVSKELGQVLVEISRTHKKLNDSLEESFKKFHKEIISELEKKTDLDVKYMTATLKRYQTEHRSKLDSLEKSQAELKKIRRKSQGARNVTKYEHKEMEYLETVSSRQSDIQRFIAEGCREALLEEKRRFCFLVDKHCSFTQHMHFYHVQCADFLKSKLPGWEEICSDATKVPEKVRMMIDEIRTPGSTPVSGTPQPSPMVKRNTLIGNDFYPHQENASKVPPAPMGKAYTSPLVDMFNNPATAPKAPSEKLNHSAENSDDASLSRSTSVATGLNIMKRQKVKTIFPHTAGSNKTLLSFAQGDIITLLVAEEKDGWLYGEHDTTRLKGWFPSSYTRPLDESTEEKAFAPVPSPAPIRSVSSVNLVEKGEVVLPPPDYVGASQTDRQMDPAKGAAVKSPPDRAEQAGPKPGMNGIIKPPFLSGENPFATVKLRPTVTNDRSAPIIR from the exons ATGGAACAGTTCAATCCCGGACTGAGGAATTTAATAAATCTGGGGAAGAATTATGAAAAAGCTGTTAATG TTATGGTAGTGGCTGGAAGAGCATATTATGATAGCCTTGCAAAGATTGGGGACATATCAGCAGATTCTCCAGTATCTAAAGAATTAG GCCAAGTTCTGGTAGAAATCTCAAGAACACACAAGAAACTTAATGACAGTCTAGAGGAGAGT ttcaaAAAATTTCATAAGGAAATTATATCTgaactggagaagaaaacagaccTGGATGTAAAATACATGACT GCAACTTTAAAAAGGTACCAAACTGAGCACAGGAGCAAACTGGATTCTTTAGAGAAGTCTCAGgctgagctgaaaaaaatcagaaggaaaagccaAGGAGCGCGAAATGTAACGAAGTACGAGCACAAAGAAATGGAG tatTTGGAAACCGTGAGCTCTCGACAAAGTGATATTCAGAGGTTTATTGCAGAAGGCTGCAGAGAAGCTCTActtgaagagaaaagaaggttcTGTTTTCTGGTTGACAAGCACTGCAGCTTTACCCAGCACATGCACTTCTACCACGTTCAG TGTGCAGACTTCCTAAAATCCAAGCTGCCGGGATGGGAGGAAATCTGTAGTGATGCCACCAAAGTGCCTGAGAAGGTCAGGATGATGATAGATGAAATCAGGACCCCTGGTTCCACCCCGGTGTCGGGAACGCCGCAGCCTTCGCCCATGGTAAAGAGAAATACCCTG ATTGGAAATGATTTTTATCCTCATCAAGAAAATGCATCCAAAGTGCCCCCGGCTCCCATGGGCAAGGCGTACACGAGCCCACTCGTGGATATGTTCAACAATCCTGCAACAGCTCCCAAAGCACCTTCTGAAAAACTAAATCACTCAGCAG AGAATTCAGATGATGCCAGTTTGTCACGTTCAACTTCTGTTGCCACAGGCCTAAATataatgaaaaggcaaaaagtgaAAACAATCTTCCCACACACTGCTGGAAGTAACAAGACGTTGCTCAGCTTTGCCCAGGGGGACATCATCACCCTGCTGGTGGCTGAGGAGAAGGATGGCTGGCTTTATGGGGAGCATGACACAACCAGACT AAAAGGATGGTTTCCATCATCATACACCAGACCACTGGATGAATCAACggaagaaaaggcttttgcCCCAGTGCCAAG CCCTGCACCAATCCGAAGTGTTAGTTCTGTGAACCTTGTGGAGAAAGGGGAAGTTGTCCTCCCACCTCCAGACTACGTGGGGGCTTcgcagacagacagacagatggacCCTGCCAAAGGTGCTGCTGTGAAATCTCCCCCTGACAGAGCGGAGCAGGCAGGCCCG aaaccTGGCATGAATGGCATTATAAAACCACCTTTTCTAAG tggagaaaacCCCTTTGCAACAGTGAAACTCAGACCCACAGTAACAAATGACAGATCAGCACCGATTATCCGATGA
- the BAIAP2L1 gene encoding brain-specific angiogenesis inhibitor 1-associated protein 2-like protein 1 isoform X2 has product MEQFNPGLRNLINLGKNYEKAVNVMVVAGRAYYDSLAKIGDISADSPVSKELGQVLVEISRTHKKLNDSLEESFKKFHKEIISELEKKTDLDVKYMTATLKRYQTEHRSKLDSLEKSQAELKKIRRKSQGARNVTKYEHKEMEYLETVSSRQSDIQRFIAEGCREALLEEKRRFCFLVDKHCSFTQHMHFYHVQCADFLKSKLPGWEEICSDATKVPEKVRMMIDEIRTPGSTPVSGTPQPSPMIGNDFYPHQENASKVPPAPMGKAYTSPLVDMFNNPATAPKAPSEKLNHSAENSDDASLSRSTSVATGLNIMKRQKVKTIFPHTAGSNKTLLSFAQGDIITLLVAEEKDGWLYGEHDTTRLKGWFPSSYTRPLDESTEEKAFAPVPSPAPIRSVSSVNLVEKGEVVLPPPDYVGASQTDRQMDPAKGAAVKSPPDRAEQAGPKPGMNGIIKPPFLSGENPFATVKLRPTVTNDRSAPIIR; this is encoded by the exons ATGGAACAGTTCAATCCCGGACTGAGGAATTTAATAAATCTGGGGAAGAATTATGAAAAAGCTGTTAATG TTATGGTAGTGGCTGGAAGAGCATATTATGATAGCCTTGCAAAGATTGGGGACATATCAGCAGATTCTCCAGTATCTAAAGAATTAG GCCAAGTTCTGGTAGAAATCTCAAGAACACACAAGAAACTTAATGACAGTCTAGAGGAGAGT ttcaaAAAATTTCATAAGGAAATTATATCTgaactggagaagaaaacagaccTGGATGTAAAATACATGACT GCAACTTTAAAAAGGTACCAAACTGAGCACAGGAGCAAACTGGATTCTTTAGAGAAGTCTCAGgctgagctgaaaaaaatcagaaggaaaagccaAGGAGCGCGAAATGTAACGAAGTACGAGCACAAAGAAATGGAG tatTTGGAAACCGTGAGCTCTCGACAAAGTGATATTCAGAGGTTTATTGCAGAAGGCTGCAGAGAAGCTCTActtgaagagaaaagaaggttcTGTTTTCTGGTTGACAAGCACTGCAGCTTTACCCAGCACATGCACTTCTACCACGTTCAG TGTGCAGACTTCCTAAAATCCAAGCTGCCGGGATGGGAGGAAATCTGTAGTGATGCCACCAAAGTGCCTGAGAAGGTCAGGATGATGATAGATGAAATCAGGACCCCTGGTTCCACCCCGGTGTCGGGAACGCCGCAGCCTTCGCCCATG ATTGGAAATGATTTTTATCCTCATCAAGAAAATGCATCCAAAGTGCCCCCGGCTCCCATGGGCAAGGCGTACACGAGCCCACTCGTGGATATGTTCAACAATCCTGCAACAGCTCCCAAAGCACCTTCTGAAAAACTAAATCACTCAGCAG AGAATTCAGATGATGCCAGTTTGTCACGTTCAACTTCTGTTGCCACAGGCCTAAATataatgaaaaggcaaaaagtgaAAACAATCTTCCCACACACTGCTGGAAGTAACAAGACGTTGCTCAGCTTTGCCCAGGGGGACATCATCACCCTGCTGGTGGCTGAGGAGAAGGATGGCTGGCTTTATGGGGAGCATGACACAACCAGACT AAAAGGATGGTTTCCATCATCATACACCAGACCACTGGATGAATCAACggaagaaaaggcttttgcCCCAGTGCCAAG CCCTGCACCAATCCGAAGTGTTAGTTCTGTGAACCTTGTGGAGAAAGGGGAAGTTGTCCTCCCACCTCCAGACTACGTGGGGGCTTcgcagacagacagacagatggacCCTGCCAAAGGTGCTGCTGTGAAATCTCCCCCTGACAGAGCGGAGCAGGCAGGCCCG aaaccTGGCATGAATGGCATTATAAAACCACCTTTTCTAAG tggagaaaacCCCTTTGCAACAGTGAAACTCAGACCCACAGTAACAAATGACAGATCAGCACCGATTATCCGATGA